A window of Hemitrygon akajei unplaced genomic scaffold, sHemAka1.3 Scf000046, whole genome shotgun sequence contains these coding sequences:
- the LOC140720739 gene encoding uncharacterized protein, translating into MCYRTVRRHISSVCDPGTVQWASSDNGCFPSLSSETQRASDRMAKSETYMKKQFVKPDSLSPSGAKPDVSYVELHFKSLSAPQVRTNGDGLISTYSELNFRRDDPLIDEEDNAHITSGPGGMPTTAQTAAQERKSKVKIGNRPHRLICLLCLVTSALIVIVVGLSIHISQIPQSQFTSDRNYHELNSTLQSKLSALNSNLSDLKRLHSDLRHQFTEMETKYRSVNETKAQICELLTSRGGTFTL; encoded by the exons ATGTGTTATAGGACTGTGAGGCGGCATATTAGCTCTGTttgtgaccctgggactgtgcaATGG gcttcctctgacaacggttgcttcccctcgctgagctcagagacgcagagggcCAGCGACAGGATGGCCAAGAGCGAGACCTACATGAAAAAGCAGTTCGTAAAACCGGACTCACTGTCTCCATCgggag CTAAACCTGATGTATCGTATGTGGAACTTCATTTTAAATCCCTCTCTGCTCCCCAGGTCCGGACGAATGGAG ATGGTTTGATCTCCACCTACTCAGAGCTGAACTTTCGGAGAGACGATCCCCTCATCGATGAGGAAGACAATGCTCACATCACCTCGGGACCCGGAGGGATGCCAACTACtgcacaaacag ctgcgcaaGAACGGAAGTCGAAAGTGAAGATCGGGAATAGACCGCACCGtctgatctgcctactctgcctagttacgtccgCCCTCATCGTGATTGTGGTCGGTCTCTCGATCCATA tatcacagattcctCAGTCTCAGTTTACCTCCGACCGAAActaccatgagttaaactcaacccttcaatccaaGCTCTCTGCGCTCAACTCTAACCTATCCGATCTTAAACGActgcacagcgatctccgtcaccagttcactgagatggaaacgaaatACAGATCAGTCAACGAAACCAaagctcaaatctgtgaattgttgaccagcagaggag GGACCTTCACTCTATAA